In Nasonia vitripennis strain AsymCx chromosome 2, Nvit_psr_1.1, whole genome shotgun sequence, a genomic segment contains:
- the LOC103317243 gene encoding brachyurin-like, protein MKTIGKIFLLCLVALATEAKKARLSKLAQTASPGEFPYQVAIFLDRKFHCGGALISKTHVLTAAHCVQPMTNVPYALGQRVVVEVGSVRLRYGQSHRVVRAAYHRQYNHPSFGSTFIPNDIGVLTLKTPVTESANVKIIALPSAGTVVPVGAKVVISGFGSSIPGGPTSPVLKKDTFEVITQDECDRYYRSVLRFTIASFHICAKSQPGYGTCHGDSGGPLVYNKQLVGVVSGGDGKCATGIPDIYTKVASFLDFIKHQMNAKPGQGQGQLRPAGNPFEPQIPGAWDPFQPQVVPGQYPIYPYPPQIIYQ, encoded by the exons ATGAAAACCATTGGGAAGATTTTTCTCCTTTGCCTCGTAGCATTGG CTACAGAGGCCAAAAAGGCCAGATTATCCAAACTCGCTCAAACAGCGAGTCCCGGAGAATTCCCTTACCAGGTCGCAATTTTTCTCGATAGAAAATTCCACTGCGGAGGCGCTTTGATCAGTAAAACACACGTGCTGACCGCCGCTCACTGTGTCCAGCCTATGACCAACGTTCCTTATGCCCTAGGCCAAAGGGTAGTGGTTGAAGTTGGATCGGTCAGACTACGTTACGGTCAAAGTCACAGGGTCGTAAGAGCAGCTTACCATCGCCAATACAACCATCCTTCTTTCGGAAGTACTTTCATTCCCAACGATATTGGCGTCCTTACT CTGAAAACTCCGGTCACCGAGTCGGCCAATGTCAAAATTATCGCTCTGCCTTCAGCGGGAACGGTGGTTCCCGTTGGTGCAAAAGTCGTCATCTCTGGTTTCGGTTCGAGCATACCTGGTGGTCCAACCTCGCCCGTATTGAAGAAGGATACTTTCGAAGTCATCACTCAGGATGAGTGCGACCGGTATTACCGATCGGTTCTTCGGTTCACGATCGCGAGTTTTCACATTTGCGCTAAGAGCCAGCCCGGTTACGGTACTTGCCACGGTGACAGCGGCGGCCCACTCGTCTACAACAAGCAGCTGGTCGGTGTCGTTTCCGGAGGAGACGGAAAATGCGCCACGGGCATCCCCGACATCTATACCAAGGTTGCGAGCTTCTTGGACTTTATTAAGCATCAGATGAATGCCAAGCCTGGGCAGGGTCAAGGACAGCTTCGTCCGGCTGGAAACCCCTTCGAGCCACAGATTCCAGGAGCGTGGGATCCCTTCCAACCTCAGGTCGTCCCAGGACAGTACCCAATTTACCCGTACCCGCCGCAGATAATATACCAATGA
- the LOC116416207 gene encoding chymotrypsin-1-like — protein sequence MRVFGALLALCCMALAVHGKKTRLSDLASLAKPRDFPYFVAFFVDETMFCGGALISKTHVLTAAHCLVDLFNDPYVFERLHVEVGATSVGSGKTHKVKRVSYHRGYVNSIYDSRLLPNDVGVVTLKTPVTLSNTVKIIDLPSPGFEVPLNGQVKTCGYGNARPDGPTSTQLKKDNFYVISRQECSIHYQSVLRKSISSSQICAKSSPGYGTCQGDSGSPLVYQNKVVGIVSGGDGGCAEGSPDVYTKVSSFIPFIKYEMKYDFKTTEGANSPGNSLNANDVAGPPAFPTEEDPFSSWTEAWETFPPQPLDPSINPSWETEGEFPTFPQYEPQGGFIPGFGNIY from the exons GAGGGTTTTTGGCGCACTACTCGCACTCTGCTGTATGGCATTAG CTGTTCATGGGAAAAAGACCAGGCTTTCAGACCTTGCTTCACTGGCGAAGCCTCGTGACTTCCCGTATTTCGTTGCATTTTTCGTCGACGAGACGATGTTTTGCGGAGGTGCTTTGATCAGTAAGACCCATGTGCTCACAGCAGCTCATTGCCTCGTAGACCTGTTCAACGATCCATACGTCTTTGAAAGATTGCACGTAGAGGTTGGAGCCACGTCAGTTGGCTCTGGAAAAACCCACAAGGTTAAAAGAGTTTCCTACCATCGTGGATACGTTAATTCTATCTACGATTCTCGACTTTTGCCCAATGATGTCGGCGTTGTCACG CTGAAAACCCCCGTCACCTTGTCCAACACTGTCAAGATTATTGACTTGCCTAGCCCTGGATTCGAGGTTCCCTTGAACGGCCAAGTCAAAACTTGCGGCTACGGTAATGCTCGTCCAGACGGGCCTACATCCACTCAACTGAAGAAAGACAACTTCTACGTCATCAGTCGCCAGGAGTGCAGCATCCACTATCAATCGGTTCTTCGCAAGAGTATTTCCAGCTCTCAGATCTGCGCCAAGAGCAGTCCAGGTTATGGAACTTGCCAGGGCGACAGCGGCAGTCCTCTCGTTTACCAGAACAAGGTGGTCGGCATTGTTTCTGGAGGAGACGGTGGATGTGCCGAGGGTAGCCCCGACGTCTACACCAAAGTATCGAGCTTCATTCCCTTCATTAAGTACGAGATGAAGTATGACTTCAAGACGACCGAAGGTGCTAATAGCCCCGGTAATTCGCTCAACGCGAACGACGTCGCTGGCCCGCCAGCTTTTCCTACCGAAGAGGACCCCTTCAGTAGTTGGACGGAAGCTTGGGAAACTTTCCCACCACAGCCTTTAGACCCGAGCATCAATCCGAGCTGGGAAACCGAGGGTGAATTCCCAACCTTTCCCCAGTACGAGCCACAAGGTGGATTCATCCCTGGTTTCGGGAATATTTACTAG
- the LOC100123020 gene encoding N-lysine methyltransferase KMT5A-B, with protein sequence MANAQVFLESNLPEENKTSTKTSADTESSPVKRTTDSSCSPRKKPEGRVIVNDEEAEKNNVSNKRVTRRSKKKINLDKKEHVVTKKDEQKGHTNRYKSLDDYENWHLSSTASGETHVNKENQATNSNKHKVFSPNHKVTEYFLGLKLDDSGDRDVHDKQDLEQKETKDHQDTTKPSSILSPKQPSLSGTPSKSSKRRLRQRKARLNSTESTNHKLTEYYQVRRSERNYKKNILDEKQRNLENKILKELEDGLEVIDIEGKGRGVVTTKDFFKGDFVVEYIGDLIDGATARIREAKYARNKNIGCYMYYFKFKNMQYCIDATKESGKLGRLVNHSRKGNLVSKVIEIDQTPHLVLFAKTDIPAGIELLYDYGDRSKESVKHHPWLTL encoded by the exons ATGGCAAACGCACAAGTTTTCCTCGAAAGTAATCTACCTGAGGAAAATAAAACATCTACGAAAACTTCTGCCGATACGGAATCATCACCAGTAAAACGAACGACTGATAGCAGCTGCAGTCCGAGAAAGAAGCCTGAAGGTCGAGTGATTGTCAATGATGAGGAAGCtgagaaaaataatgtttCTAACAAGCGAGTTACGAGGagaagtaagaaaaaaattaatttggaTAAAAAGGAGCACGTAGTAACGAAAAAAGATGAACAAAAG GGACATACAAATAGATACAAGTCCTTGGATGACTATGAGAACTGGCATTTGTCTTCAACTGCTAGTGGTGAAACACACGTAAACAAGGAAAATCAAGCGACCAATTCTAACAAGCATAAAGTGTTTTCTCCAAACCACAAAGTTACGGAATACTTTTTGGGCCTTAAACTTGACGATAGCGGAGACAGGGATGTGCATGATAAACAAGATTTGGAGCAAAAAGAA ACTAAAGATCACCAGGATACGACAAAACCAAGTTCTATTTTGAGTCCTAAACAACCATCATTGAGCGGAACTCCTTCCAAGAGTTCAAAGAGAAGATTAAGACAGCGCAAGGCTAGACTTAATAGCACTGAGTCGACTAACCACAAACTCACTGAATACTACCAAGTTCGCAGAAGTgagagaaattataaaaagaacatTCTCGATGAAAAGCAGAggaatttagaaaataaaattctaaagGAACTAGAAGATGGATTGGAG gtCATAGACATTGAAGGAAAAGGACGAGGTGTTGTTACAACAAAGGACTTTTTTAAAGGAGATTTTGTTGTGGAATATATAGGTGATCTCATTGATGGTGCTACCGCTAGAATAAGAGAGGCAAAGTATGccagaaataaaaatattggcTGTTACATGTATTActtcaaattcaaaaatatgcAATATTG TATTGATGCTACAAAAGAATCTGGTAAATTAGGAAGACTGGTAAATCACTCGCGAAAAGGCAATTTGGTATCGAAGGTTATCGAGATTGATCAAACTCCACATCTAGTTCTCTTTGCCAAGACAGACATACCTGCGGGTATTGAATTACTGTATGATTACGGAGATAGAAGTAAGGAATCTGTCAAGCATCATCCTTGGCTCACcttataa
- the LOC100123000 gene encoding conserved oligomeric Golgi complex subunit 4, translating into MSTAEELPPTEENLPAILNKLQEDEVIVNTQLDHILMRHCHVEAKLQSIGKVLPNVAVIRSEGEKFRNMIDRTNKLAEKVSAKVRQLDLARSRVCECQSRVNDILDLQLCSEGVATALRNEDYEQGAAHVHRFLLMDQQLLERTADDVSGDHTSVTSSLATLQQAANQLRTVVTHKFDEAVKSEDLASVERFFKIFPLLGMHSEGIVKFCEYLSSKLQETAQKNLKAALDVKSTDKKAPLIFANTTILFFEGIAKIVEIHQPIIETYYGPGKLLTCVGILQKECDRQIQKIISEFMKRRAISRKVQLINDCLRKQGTEKLDPKDLDLVLKEITIMHERAELYVKFLRRRIVNDLEISTTDSQQRKDLLNDFELIIKNSELARCMQELLGAYLALERYFMEESVNKAIGMDALDKDQQTSSLVDDSFYIVKKCIRRSILSGSIDGVCAVINMACGLLEGEFASTLRSRLRQGYPAGYLDLAQAYNALQTSIQHGRIQTSDTELARLMFLAYLNNAEVSIEYIETLSKSLSIDIAQYFPNIQGKEKAKIESCLAGMKSASFTLRTVVDYGLEQLRVSAVKPRVTPWVDVFLTVNHQVNDDDLLRYETDEPFVQTLVMNLEGLLQVFKNSMTESNYNALIGILTAEVTARLEKVVLKSTFNRAGGLILDKEVRSLASYLATATSWSVRDKFARLVQMATILSIEKIEELADYCGADAIAWRLTPAEVRKILALRTDFRPEDIKRLRI; encoded by the exons ATGAGTACCGCTGAAGAGTTGCCTCCGACAGAGGAAAATTTACCTgctattttgaataaattacaaGAGGATGAG GTCATTGTTAATACACAATTGGATCATATTTTGATGCGGCACTGTCATGTCGAAGCTAAGCTTCAAAGTATTGGAAAAGTCTTGCCAAATGTGGCTGTCATTCGTTCGGAGGgtgaaaaatttagaaatatgaTAGATCGCACAAACAAGCTAGCAGAAAAAGTAAGCGCCAAAGTTAGGCAGCTGGATCTTGCTAGA AGCAGAGTATGCGAGTGTCAGAGCCGTGTTAACGACATACTTGACCTACAATTATGTAGTGAAGGTGTTGCTACCGCATTACGTAATGAGGATTATGAGCAAGGTGCTGCACACGTGCATCGATTTTTGTTGATGGATCAGCAATTACTGGAAAGAACTGCTGATGATGTATCTGGAGATCATACAAGTGTCACTAGTTCCTTGGCTACTTTACAACAAGCTGCAAATCAGCTTAGGACAGTTGTCACTCATAAATTTGATGAGGCTGTAAAATCTGAAGATCTTGCCTCTGTTgagagatttttcaaaatattcccATTATTGGGAATGCATAGTGAAGGAATTGTCAAGTTTTGTGAATATTTAAGCTCCAAG cttCAAGAAACTGCTCAAAAGAATTTGAAGGCAGCACTAGATGTAAAAAGTACTGATAAGAAAGCACCTCTGATTTTCGCAAACacaacaatattattttttgaaggtATTGcaaaaattgttgaaattcATCAACCAATTATAGAAACTTATTATGGGCCAGGAAAATTGCTAACATGTGTAGGTATTCTACAGAAAGAATGTGATAG gcaaatacaaaaaattatatctgagTTTATGAAACGTAGAGCAATATCAAGAAAAGTCCAATTGATTAATGATTGTTTGAGAAAACAAGGTACTGAAAAGTTGGATCCAAAAGATTTAGATCTTGTTTTGAAGGAAATAACTATAATGCATGAAAGAGCTGAGCTGTATGTCAAGTTTCTGAGGAGAAGAATAGTT AATGATCTTGAAATTAGTACTACTGATTCTCAACAGAGAAAAGATCTATTAAATGATTTTGAattgattattaaaaattcagaGTTGGCTAGGTGTATGCAAGAATTACTTGGAGCCTACTTGGCCTTGGAAAGGTATTTCATGGAAGAAAGTGTAAATAAAGCTATTGGAATGGATGCTCTGGATAAAGATCAGCAAACATCCAGCCTGGTGGATGATTCGTTTTACATTGTGAAAAAGTGCATTAGAAGATCAATTTTAAGTGGAAGTATAGACGGTGTCTGTGCTGTTATCAATATGGCATGTGGTTTGCTTGAAGGCGAATTTGCAAGTACATTAAGAAGTAGACTTAGGCAAGGGTACCCTGCTGGATATTTAGACTTGGCTCAAGCATATAATGCTCTGCAAACAAGTATTCAACATGGACGGATTCAGACATCAGATACAGAACTTGCAAGACTTATGTTTTTG GCTTATTTGAATAATGCTGAAGTAAGCATAGAGTACATAGAAACTTTGAGTAAAAGTCTTAGTATTGATATTGCACAATATTTTCCAAATATACAAGgcaaagaaaaagccaaaatcGAAAGTTGTTTGGCTGGAATGAAAAGTGCATCATTTACTCTACGTACTGTAGTTGATTATGGGCTGGAACAATTGCGTGTTAGTGCTGTGAAGCCTAGGGTAACTCCTTGGGTTGATGTATTTTTAACAGTTAACCATCAAGTCAAtgat gaTGATTTGTTGAGATATGAGACTGATGAACCATTTGTTCAAACTTTAGTCATGAATTTAGAAGGTCTCTTGcaagtatttaaaaatagcATGACTGAATCAAATTATAATGCTCTTATAGGTATTCTCACAGCAGAAGTAACAGCACGTTTAGAAAAAGTCGTTTTAAAATCTACATTTAATCGG GCTGGAGGTCTTATTTTAGACAAAGAAGTACGATCTCTAGCTAGTTACTTGGCTACTGCTACTTCCTGGTCTGTACGTGACAAATTTGCAAGACTTGTACAAATGGCAACTATTCTTAGCATTGAGAAAATTGAAGAATTGGCAGATTATTGCGGTGCTGATGCAATAGCCTGGAGACTGACACCTGCTGAAGTCAGAAAGATTCTTGCTTTGAGAACAGATTTCAGGCCTGAAGACATAAAGAGACTaagaatataa
- the LOC100123008 gene encoding histone-lysine N-methyltransferase PR-Set7 codes for MLVKNCPEPLEGLDDAAIRSSATPHRINMPSAEEEELLRNGNKRRGVAADDRKDQPDKLIKLPGPRVRKQSNLALARAPIVSPKIITDNHKLTEYFPVRRSVRKCKKAVLEERQRDLENKVLCGVEDGLQVRHFPGKGRGVVTTRDFVKGEYVVEYIGELIDQMTAKKREAKYAKDQNAGCYMYYFQHRNQQYCVDATAESEKLGRLVNHSRNGNLATRIVEIGSIPHLVLIAKEDIPAGVEVSYDYGDRSRESILNHPWLAS; via the exons ATGCTGGTGAAGAATTGCCCGGAGCCTTTGGAGGGCCTCGACGACGCGGCGATTCGCAGCTCGGCGACGCCGCACCGCATCAACATGCCGAGTgcagaggaggaggagctGCTACGAAACGGCAATAAGCGACGCGGCGTCGCCGCCGACGACAGGAAGGACCAGCCCGACAAGTTGATCAAGCTGCCTGGACCACGAGTCAGGAAGCAGAGCAATCTCGCACTTGCCCGAGCGCCGATCGTCAGCCCCAAGATCATCACGGACAATCACAAGCTCACCGAGTACTTTCCCGTGAGACGGAGCGTCAGAAAGTGCAAGAAGGCCGTACTCGAGGAGAGGCAGCGCGACCTCGAGAACAAAGTCCTCTGTGGCGTCGAGGATGGACTGCAG GTGAGGCACTTTCCTGGCAAAGGACGAGGAGTGGTCACGACCAGAGATTTTGTCAAGGGAGAGTACGTGGTTGAGTATATTGGAGAGCTCATAGATCAAATGACAGCGAAGAAGAGAGAGGCCAAGTATGCCAAAGATCAAAACGCTGGCTGCTACATGTATTACTTTCAGCACAGGAATCAACAGTATTG TGTTGATGCTACAGCAGAGTCTGAGAAGCTTGGAAGGTTAGTTAACCATTCGAGAAATGGAAATTTGGCGACAAGGATCGTCGAAATAGGATCTATACCACATCTTGTGTTGATAGCCAAGGAAGATATCCCTGCTGGCGTAGAGGTTTCTTACGATTACGGGGATAGGAGTCGGGAATCTATTCTAAATCATCCATGGCTAGCTTCGTAG